The Nocardioides luti genome contains a region encoding:
- a CDS encoding NADPH-dependent F420 reductase has translation MTAPLGIIGTGAIGGTLARLAIAAGLDVILANSRGPQTLSDLITQLGPRARAGTVTEVAREADIVVAAIPLSAHPALPADELAGKVVLDTTNYYPQRDGQIPALDDQTSTASELVHAHLANSDLVKAFNNITFASLGNGARPPGAPDRSTLPIAGQSASAKQRATDLLNQLGYDALDIGDLDGSWRSEPGTPIYCDPYMPAWPTEPMPLDQLVAWLLAAPVIPLSRDAAQELITGAERGPAGGYFPETT, from the coding sequence ATGACCGCCCCACTCGGCATCATCGGCACCGGCGCCATCGGCGGCACCCTTGCTCGCCTCGCCATCGCAGCAGGCCTCGACGTCATCCTCGCCAACTCCCGTGGACCCCAGACCCTGAGCGATCTCATCACCCAACTCGGTCCTCGCGCTCGCGCCGGCACCGTGACCGAGGTCGCGCGGGAGGCAGACATCGTCGTCGCCGCCATCCCACTGAGCGCCCACCCAGCACTGCCCGCCGATGAGCTGGCAGGAAAGGTCGTCCTCGACACGACCAACTACTACCCGCAGAGGGATGGACAGATCCCCGCTCTCGACGACCAGACATCGACCGCCAGCGAGCTCGTCCACGCCCACCTGGCCAACTCCGACCTCGTCAAGGCTTTCAACAACATCACCTTCGCCAGCCTCGGCAACGGGGCACGACCGCCCGGCGCGCCAGACCGAAGCACTCTGCCGATCGCCGGACAGAGCGCCTCGGCCAAGCAGCGAGCCACCGACCTGCTGAACCAGCTCGGGTACGACGCGCTCGACATCGGCGACCTCGACGGCAGTTGGCGCAGCGAACCGGGCACCCCGATCTACTGCGATCCCTACATGCCCGCGTGGCCGACCGAACCCATGCCCCTTGACCAGCTCGTCGCCTGGCTCCTCGCCGCACCAGTCATCCCTCTGTCCAGGGACGCAGCTCAGGAACTCATCACCGGCGCTGAACGCGGACCCGCTGGAGGCTACTTCCCCGAGACGACCTGA
- a CDS encoding helix-turn-helix transcriptional regulator has product MDIRNEIREFLTTRRARLTPADLDLPDYKGRRRVPGLRREEVALVAGMSVEYYVRLERGNATGVSESVLVGITRALKLDEAEVSHLRHLVRAANEGAEPSRRKSRPRSRSVRPGVQQLLDAMRDVPTVVQNGRMDVVAINALGRALFSPMYEDATRSANFARFLFLDPAAPAFYQQWEESAEQIVALLRSEAGRTPYDRELSDLVGELTTCSETFSKLWASHNVREHRTGIKSISHPVVGDLDLSFEALDLSGERGLQLVAFSAPPGSPTADGLQLLSNWAATNRELTQDSASDAS; this is encoded by the coding sequence ATGGACATCCGGAACGAGATCCGCGAGTTCCTGACCACCCGGCGGGCCAGGCTCACGCCCGCCGACCTCGATCTCCCTGACTACAAGGGCAGACGTCGTGTGCCCGGGTTGCGACGTGAAGAGGTGGCGCTTGTTGCGGGTATGAGTGTGGAGTACTACGTGCGACTCGAACGCGGCAACGCCACGGGTGTCTCGGAGTCAGTGCTCGTGGGGATCACTCGGGCCCTCAAGCTCGACGAGGCGGAGGTGTCGCACCTGCGTCATCTCGTCCGGGCAGCCAACGAGGGCGCTGAACCCAGCCGACGAAAGAGTCGACCGCGATCGAGATCGGTTCGCCCCGGAGTGCAACAACTGCTCGACGCCATGCGCGACGTGCCGACGGTGGTGCAGAACGGACGGATGGACGTGGTCGCGATCAACGCGCTCGGACGCGCGCTCTTCTCCCCGATGTACGAGGACGCCACCCGATCAGCAAATTTCGCCCGCTTCCTTTTCTTGGATCCTGCGGCTCCCGCCTTCTACCAGCAGTGGGAGGAGTCAGCTGAGCAGATCGTTGCGCTGCTCCGCAGCGAGGCAGGCAGGACACCCTACGACCGCGAGCTGAGCGACCTTGTCGGCGAGCTCACCACCTGCAGCGAGACCTTCAGCAAGTTATGGGCATCTCACAACGTGAGGGAACACCGCACAGGCATCAAGTCGATCAGTCATCCGGTGGTCGGCGACCTCGACCTTTCGTTCGAAGCGCTCGACCTCAGCGGTGAGCGCGGGCTCCAGCTTGTGGCCTTCTCAGCCCCGCCCGGATCCCCGACAGCCGACGGCCTACAGCTTCTCTCCAACTGGGCTGCCACCAATCGGGAGCTCACTCAGGACTCTGCAAGCGATGCGTCGTGA
- the cobF gene encoding precorrin-6A synthase (deacetylating): MRRVRVIGVGMGPQHVTREAAHALRTVDYVLAFAKGQADPLLEVRAEVCRAYGDPPLVVVSDPPRDRDDPDDYARAVHDWHEARVTAHLRVLDERPGDVAMLVWGDPSLYDSTLRIVEAMAQRVDLEVDVTPGISAPQLLAARHRIVLHEVGRPVHVTTGRRLREAIEQGQDNLVVMLNRTLDLAGLEDWRIWWGANLGTPSEELISGRVGDVLRELEEARERARAAAGWVMDLYLLRHR; encoded by the coding sequence GTGAGGCGCGTCCGCGTCATCGGGGTGGGCATGGGCCCGCAGCACGTCACCCGAGAGGCAGCCCACGCCCTGCGCACGGTCGACTACGTCCTCGCCTTCGCCAAGGGCCAGGCCGACCCGCTGCTTGAAGTGCGCGCCGAGGTCTGCCGGGCCTACGGCGACCCGCCCCTGGTCGTCGTCTCCGATCCGCCGCGCGACCGCGACGACCCCGACGACTACGCCCGCGCGGTCCACGACTGGCACGAGGCTCGGGTCACCGCGCACTTGCGGGTCCTCGACGAACGACCCGGCGACGTCGCGATGCTGGTGTGGGGTGATCCGTCCCTGTACGACTCGACTCTGCGGATCGTCGAGGCGATGGCGCAGCGCGTGGACCTGGAGGTCGACGTCACGCCCGGGATCAGCGCCCCGCAGCTGCTGGCGGCCAGGCACCGGATCGTGCTGCACGAGGTGGGTCGACCGGTCCACGTGACGACCGGTCGGCGGCTGCGCGAGGCGATCGAGCAGGGCCAGGACAACCTCGTCGTGATGCTCAACCGCACGCTCGACCTCGCGGGGCTGGAGGACTGGCGGATCTGGTGGGGCGCCAACCTCGGCACGCCGAGCGAGGAGCTTATCTCCGGTCGGGTGGGCGACGTGCTGCGCGAGCTCGAGGAGGCCCGCGAGCGGGCGCGTGCTGCCGCCGGTTGGGTGATGGATCTCTACCTGCTGAGGCACCGATGA
- the cobN gene encoding cobaltochelatase subunit CobN, with amino-acid sequence MRIALLSTSDTDLLSARSSGAAYVWANPARPGHQSMAEAIEGADLVVGRILGSPHDLCSGFARIRTTGMPMIVLGGEQQPSAELMELSTVPIGIAAEAHRYLAEGGPANLAQLHAFLSDTVLLTGEGFEPPIEIPAWGVLERPVTPVDLPRVGVLFYRAHQASGNTAFAHALADAVDATGQAVGVPIFSSSLRSSPDELYEALGAFDALVVTVLAAGGSQPAGASAGGDDEAWDVARIAALDIPVLQGLCLTSSREEWEASDDGVTPLDSASQIAIPEFDGRIITAPFSFKEIDQDGLPRYVADPERCARVAGIAVNHARLRRIPPCERKVALMLSAYPTKHSRVGNAVGLDTPVSTIRLLRRMRDAGYDLGPVGAVPGLELEDDTEAGDALIHALIAAGGQDEEWLTQTQLTDAHVRITPEQYSAWTADVHPELRNKMVEAWGPAPGRLFVNDNGEIVLATITAGNVVLLIQPPRGFGENPVAIYHDPDLAPSHHYLAAYRWLGASEDTGGFGAHAVVHLGKHGSMEWLPGKNAALSAACATDAAIGNLPLIYPFLVNDPGEGAQAKRRAHATIVDHLIPPMARAESYGDIARLEQLLDEHANIAAMDPAKLPAIRGEIWQLMHAAEMHRDLGLDERPDDEEFDDFILHVDGWLCEIKDAQIRDGLHVLGQAPAGEARVNLVLAILRAAQVFGGESRAVPGLRAALGLKEGAEATVAVDEIERQARGLVQRMDDADWEVGTAAKLHDDPVVQEVLHFAATQVVPRLERTTDELDAVLHALDGGFIPAGPSGSPLRGLVNVLPTGRNFYTVDPRAVPSRLAWETGSAMADSLVQRYLEETGDHPESVGLSVWGTSAMRTSGDDVAEVLALLGVRPQWDEASRRVSDLQVIPLEELGRPRIDVTVRISGFFRDAFPHVVAMLDDAVRLVADLDEPDHLNFVRAHTRADLAEHGDERRATTRIFGSKPGSYGAGILQVVESGNWRDDRDLAEVYTAWGGFAYGRGLDGAPAADDMRVNYRRINVAAKNIDTREHDIADSDDYFQYHGGMVATVRALTGSDPKAYVGDSTTPDAVRTRTLQEETNRVFRARVVNPRWIGAMQRHGYKGAFELAATVDYLFGFDATTGVVHDWMYAALAQEYVLDETNQAFMRQSNPWALRGIVEKLHEAVDRGLWAEPDPDVLDRMRRIYLDLEGDLEDRE; translated from the coding sequence ATGCGCATCGCCCTGCTCTCGACGTCGGACACCGACCTGCTTTCCGCCCGTTCCTCGGGCGCCGCCTACGTCTGGGCCAACCCGGCCCGGCCCGGCCACCAGTCGATGGCCGAGGCCATCGAGGGCGCCGACCTGGTGGTGGGCCGCATCCTGGGCTCGCCGCACGACCTGTGCTCCGGGTTCGCGCGGATCCGGACCACCGGGATGCCGATGATCGTTCTGGGTGGCGAGCAGCAGCCCAGCGCCGAGCTGATGGAGCTCTCAACCGTACCGATCGGGATCGCTGCCGAGGCGCACCGCTACCTCGCCGAGGGCGGACCCGCCAACTTGGCCCAGCTGCACGCATTCCTCTCTGACACGGTGCTGCTCACCGGGGAGGGGTTCGAGCCCCCCATTGAGATCCCCGCGTGGGGTGTGCTGGAGCGACCAGTGACACCGGTCGACCTGCCTCGGGTTGGCGTGCTCTTCTACCGAGCCCACCAGGCCAGTGGCAACACCGCGTTCGCGCATGCCCTGGCCGACGCCGTCGACGCCACCGGCCAGGCGGTCGGGGTGCCGATCTTCAGCTCCTCGCTCCGGTCCTCGCCTGACGAGCTGTACGAAGCCCTGGGCGCCTTCGACGCCCTGGTGGTGACCGTGCTCGCCGCCGGCGGGAGCCAGCCGGCCGGGGCCAGTGCCGGAGGGGACGATGAGGCGTGGGACGTTGCGCGGATCGCCGCGCTCGACATCCCCGTGCTCCAGGGACTTTGCCTGACCAGCAGTCGCGAGGAGTGGGAGGCATCCGACGACGGCGTCACGCCGCTCGACTCGGCCAGCCAGATCGCTATCCCCGAGTTCGACGGGCGGATCATCACCGCGCCGTTCTCCTTCAAGGAGATCGACCAGGACGGCTTGCCGCGATACGTCGCCGACCCCGAGCGCTGCGCCCGGGTCGCCGGCATCGCGGTCAACCACGCACGCCTGCGGCGGATTCCGCCCTGCGAGCGCAAGGTCGCGCTGATGCTGTCGGCGTACCCCACCAAGCACTCGCGGGTCGGCAACGCCGTCGGCCTGGACACCCCCGTGTCCACGATCCGGCTGCTGCGCCGGATGCGTGACGCGGGCTACGACCTCGGCCCCGTGGGTGCGGTCCCGGGCCTCGAGCTCGAGGACGACACCGAAGCCGGTGATGCCCTGATCCACGCGTTGATCGCGGCAGGCGGCCAGGACGAGGAATGGCTGACCCAGACCCAGCTGACCGACGCGCACGTGCGGATCACGCCGGAGCAGTACAGCGCGTGGACGGCCGACGTGCACCCGGAGCTGCGGAACAAGATGGTCGAGGCGTGGGGTCCGGCGCCCGGACGGCTCTTCGTCAACGACAACGGGGAGATCGTGCTCGCCACGATCACCGCCGGCAACGTCGTCCTGCTGATCCAGCCGCCCAGGGGCTTCGGGGAGAACCCGGTCGCGATCTACCACGACCCCGATCTCGCGCCGTCACACCACTACCTCGCGGCCTACCGCTGGTTGGGCGCATCGGAGGACACCGGCGGCTTCGGCGCTCACGCGGTCGTGCACCTCGGCAAGCACGGCTCGATGGAGTGGCTGCCCGGCAAGAACGCGGCGCTCTCCGCGGCCTGTGCCACCGACGCGGCGATCGGTAACCTGCCACTGATCTACCCCTTCCTCGTCAACGACCCGGGGGAGGGGGCGCAGGCCAAGCGCCGTGCGCACGCCACGATCGTCGACCACCTGATCCCGCCCATGGCGCGCGCGGAGTCATACGGCGACATCGCCCGACTCGAGCAACTGCTCGACGAGCACGCCAACATCGCGGCGATGGACCCGGCCAAGCTTCCGGCCATCCGCGGCGAGATCTGGCAGCTGATGCACGCCGCGGAGATGCACCGCGACCTCGGCCTGGACGAGCGCCCCGACGACGAGGAGTTCGACGACTTCATCCTGCACGTCGACGGCTGGCTCTGCGAGATCAAGGACGCCCAGATCCGCGACGGCCTGCACGTCCTCGGCCAGGCGCCGGCGGGCGAAGCGCGCGTCAACCTGGTGCTCGCCATCCTCCGCGCCGCCCAGGTGTTCGGGGGTGAGTCCCGCGCGGTCCCGGGCCTGCGCGCCGCCCTGGGCCTCAAGGAGGGCGCGGAGGCCACCGTGGCCGTCGACGAGATCGAGCGACAGGCCCGCGGCCTGGTGCAGCGGATGGACGACGCCGACTGGGAGGTCGGGACCGCAGCCAAGCTGCACGACGACCCGGTTGTCCAGGAGGTGCTGCACTTCGCCGCCACCCAGGTGGTGCCCCGGCTGGAGCGCACCACCGACGAGCTCGACGCGGTGCTGCACGCGCTCGACGGCGGGTTCATCCCGGCGGGGCCCTCGGGTTCACCGCTGCGTGGACTGGTCAACGTACTGCCGACGGGCCGCAACTTCTACACCGTCGATCCTCGTGCCGTGCCGTCCCGGCTGGCCTGGGAGACCGGTAGCGCGATGGCCGACTCGCTGGTGCAGCGCTACCTCGAGGAGACCGGTGATCACCCGGAGTCGGTGGGGCTTTCGGTCTGGGGGACCAGCGCGATGCGTACGTCGGGTGACGACGTCGCCGAGGTGCTGGCCCTGCTCGGTGTACGACCGCAGTGGGACGAGGCCTCCCGTCGGGTCAGCGACCTGCAGGTGATACCCCTCGAGGAGCTGGGCCGTCCGCGGATCGACGTGACCGTCCGCATTTCCGGCTTCTTCCGGGATGCCTTCCCTCACGTCGTGGCGATGCTGGACGACGCCGTACGCCTGGTGGCGGACCTCGACGAGCCCGACCACCTCAACTTCGTGCGGGCGCACACCCGAGCCGACCTCGCCGAGCACGGCGATGAGCGGCGGGCCACCACGCGGATCTTCGGCTCCAAGCCGGGCTCGTACGGCGCTGGGATCCTCCAGGTGGTCGAGTCGGGGAACTGGCGCGACGACCGCGACCTGGCGGAGGTCTACACGGCCTGGGGCGGCTTCGCCTACGGGCGGGGTCTGGATGGTGCGCCGGCCGCCGACGACATGCGGGTGAACTACCGACGGATCAACGTCGCCGCGAAGAACATCGACACCCGCGAGCACGACATCGCCGACTCCGACGACTACTTCCAGTACCACGGCGGCATGGTCGCCACCGTGCGAGCGTTGACCGGCAGCGACCCCAAGGCGTACGTCGGTGACTCGACGACCCCTGACGCCGTGCGGACCCGGACGCTGCAGGAGGAGACCAACCGGGTGTTCCGGGCGCGGGTGGTCAACCCGCGCTGGATCGGCGCGATGCAGCGGCACGGCTACAAGGGGGCCTTCGAGCTCGCGGCCACCGTCGACTACCTCTTCGGATTCGACGCCACCACCGGCGTGGTCCACGACTGGATGTACGCCGCGCTCGCCCAGGAGTACGTCCTCGACGAGACCAACCAGGCCTTCATGAGGCAGTCGAACCCGTGGGCCCTCCGCGGCATCGTGGAGAAGCTGCACGAGGCGGTCGACCGAGGGCTGTGGGCCGAGCCCGACCCCGACGTGCTGGACCGCATGCGCCGCATCTACCTCGACCTCGAGGGAGACCTGGAGGATCGCGAGTGA
- a CDS encoding 5'-3' exonuclease, producing MTPSGTPFAERRLLLAVDAPSLLHRNHHARVESGLHDRGGRPAWALHGMLRQILEAIDVFAPDAVVFGLDDRVASVREGLYPDYKAGRAAKDPALVDQLDRAGAMLDAIGFLTVTPPGLEADDVNASAATWAEREDWSCVLITSDRDSFAHISDHTQVLRLINGGIAASPLLNPARLFAMYGVAAERYLEYAALRGDASDNLPGVPGIGEKTAPVLLSEMGSMQSVWADIDHCAGTNLVATLDSWSEETGQRRIGAGLLKRLTAPGARERYEFNHAIMSGRTDLDLGLTPDVPGTPGVLPLDIDRVSRVVGHLGVDATTDLALRVLTEPPASTTSASATTGPVTHPRTPD from the coding sequence ATGACACCCTCCGGAACCCCCTTCGCCGAGCGCCGTCTGCTGCTCGCCGTCGACGCGCCCTCGCTGCTCCACCGCAACCACCACGCGCGGGTCGAGAGCGGTCTCCACGACCGGGGCGGGCGGCCGGCCTGGGCGCTGCACGGCATGCTGCGGCAGATCCTCGAGGCCATCGACGTCTTCGCGCCGGACGCCGTGGTCTTCGGACTCGACGACCGCGTCGCCTCGGTCCGCGAGGGCCTCTACCCCGACTACAAGGCCGGCCGGGCGGCCAAGGACCCGGCACTGGTCGACCAGCTCGACCGCGCCGGCGCGATGCTCGACGCGATCGGCTTCCTCACCGTCACCCCGCCCGGGCTCGAGGCCGACGACGTCAACGCGTCCGCGGCCACCTGGGCCGAGCGCGAGGACTGGAGCTGCGTGCTCATCACCTCCGACCGCGACTCCTTCGCCCACATCAGCGACCACACCCAGGTGCTCCGGCTGATCAACGGCGGCATCGCCGCCTCTCCCCTGCTCAACCCCGCACGCCTCTTCGCCATGTACGGCGTGGCCGCCGAGCGCTACCTGGAGTACGCCGCGCTGCGGGGCGACGCGAGCGACAACCTGCCGGGGGTGCCGGGCATCGGCGAGAAGACCGCTCCGGTGCTGCTGTCCGAGATGGGCTCGATGCAGTCGGTCTGGGCCGACATCGACCACTGCGCCGGGACGAACCTCGTCGCCACGCTCGACTCCTGGAGCGAGGAGACCGGGCAGCGCCGGATCGGCGCCGGGCTGCTCAAGCGCCTGACGGCCCCCGGGGCTCGCGAGCGCTACGAGTTCAACCACGCGATCATGTCCGGCCGCACCGACCTGGACCTCGGGCTGACCCCGGACGTCCCCGGCACCCCCGGCGTGCTGCCGCTCGACATCGACCGGGTCTCCCGGGTCGTGGGCCATCTGGGCGTCGACGCGACCACGGACCTCGCGCTGCGCGTGCTCACCGAGCCGCCCGCCTCCACGACGAGCGCCTCCGCGACGACCGGCCCCGTGACCCACCCGAGAACTCCTGACTGA
- a CDS encoding ATP-binding cassette domain-containing protein produces MIEFRSVSKQFPDGTTAVEDFSFVLPSRKTTVLVGSSGCGKTTLLRMINRMIEPTSGQVLIDDVDVATQDRVKLRRSIGYVLQSSGLLPHRKVVDNVATVPVLNGVPKAKAREQALELLDKVGLDRGLANRYPRQLSGGQQQRVGVARALASDPNILLMDEPFGAVDPIVRADLQNELNRLQRELGKTIVFVTHDIEEAFVLADQVIIFRKGGVIAQAGSPAEILAAPADDFVASFIGADKGKRDLFVQERPDDGGRRLVVDANGRAIGVLGDGSPAS; encoded by the coding sequence GTGATCGAGTTCCGCTCGGTGAGCAAGCAGTTCCCGGACGGCACCACCGCCGTGGAGGACTTCAGCTTCGTGCTGCCCTCGCGCAAGACGACCGTCCTGGTCGGCTCCTCCGGCTGCGGGAAGACGACCCTGCTCCGCATGATCAACCGGATGATCGAGCCGACCAGCGGCCAGGTCCTCATCGACGACGTCGACGTGGCGACCCAGGACCGGGTCAAGCTGCGCCGCAGCATCGGCTACGTCCTGCAGTCCTCGGGCCTGCTCCCGCACCGCAAGGTCGTCGACAACGTCGCGACCGTGCCGGTGCTCAACGGCGTCCCGAAGGCGAAGGCCCGCGAGCAGGCGCTCGAGCTGCTCGACAAGGTGGGGCTCGACCGCGGCCTGGCCAACCGCTACCCCCGCCAGCTCTCCGGCGGCCAGCAGCAGCGGGTCGGGGTCGCGCGGGCGCTCGCCAGCGACCCCAACATCCTCCTGATGGACGAGCCGTTCGGCGCCGTCGACCCGATCGTGCGGGCCGACCTCCAGAACGAGCTGAACCGGCTGCAGCGCGAGCTCGGCAAGACGATCGTCTTCGTCACCCACGACATCGAGGAGGCCTTCGTCCTCGCCGACCAGGTGATCATCTTCCGCAAGGGCGGGGTGATCGCCCAGGCGGGCAGCCCGGCCGAGATCCTCGCCGCGCCGGCCGACGACTTCGTCGCCTCCTTCATCGGCGCCGACAAGGGCAAGCGCGACCTCTTCGTCCAGGAGCGCCCCGACGACGGTGGCCGACGGCTCGTCGTCGACGCGAACGGCCGCGCGATCGGGGTCCTCGGGGACGGATCACCCGCCTCGTGA
- a CDS encoding DUF4396 domain-containing protein, giving the protein MASAIPDWLTPVAWTYIALSLLSTAFIAADIYLARRRHHSVAPELVWVTSALYLGPFAILAYLSRGRLGSSTSADETMPVTDATALAVLPGGGASAVAHLIAVPLVVAVGWTIAGEAMWPMILVIAVLVIIMLAVYGYLAGRGSSTGNARWLSVGAATTAAIFTVTAFDIGMVGWMLLLYYNSAMPPVTEGTFWFLMQVGVIIGLATGYPAVMWLLRRNQAVVPT; this is encoded by the coding sequence ATGGCTTCCGCCATCCCCGACTGGCTCACCCCCGTCGCCTGGACCTACATCGCACTCTCCCTGCTCAGCACTGCCTTCATCGCGGCCGACATCTACCTGGCCCGCCGCCGCCACCACAGCGTTGCCCCCGAACTGGTGTGGGTCACCTCAGCGCTCTACCTCGGTCCCTTCGCCATCCTCGCCTATCTGAGTCGCGGACGCCTTGGGTCGTCGACTTCTGCGGACGAGACGATGCCAGTCACGGACGCGACAGCACTCGCGGTGCTACCCGGAGGCGGCGCTTCCGCCGTCGCCCACCTGATCGCGGTCCCGCTCGTCGTCGCGGTCGGGTGGACGATCGCCGGCGAGGCGATGTGGCCCATGATCCTCGTCATCGCCGTCTTGGTCATCATCATGCTGGCGGTCTATGGGTACCTCGCCGGTCGCGGTTCCAGCACCGGAAATGCCCGCTGGCTCTCCGTCGGCGCCGCCACCACCGCCGCCATCTTCACGGTCACGGCATTCGACATCGGCATGGTCGGCTGGATGCTCCTCCTCTACTACAACAGCGCCATGCCGCCAGTCACCGAGGGCACCTTCTGGTTCCTCATGCAGGTAGGCGTCATCATCGGTCTGGCCACCGGATACCCAGCTGTCATGTGGCTGCTGCGCCGCAACCAGGCCGTCGTCCCCACCTGA
- a CDS encoding SDR family oxidoreductase, which translates to MAENPQVWFVTGASRGMGIDIAKAALAAGHHVVATGRDPQRVLAAVGEHENLLAVALDVTDPTAAANAVDTAVEHFGRVDVLVNDAGNFYAGFFETLSPEQVRAQMETNFFGTLNVTRAALPVLRRQQAGQVITVTSTAGFVGGAFTSAYTASKHALEGWMESLADEVAPFGISTMSVEPGFFRTELLVEGSSTIWPEMVIDDYADNTAQTMDAWRAMHGTQVGDPAKLAAALVTISGAGPLPRRFIAGSDAMAAVEQKQAHVQQQIDHYRDLSASLSYNN; encoded by the coding sequence ATGGCTGAGAACCCTCAGGTCTGGTTCGTCACGGGCGCAAGCCGCGGCATGGGCATCGACATCGCCAAGGCGGCCCTCGCTGCTGGTCACCACGTCGTTGCCACCGGTCGCGACCCTCAGCGCGTCCTGGCCGCCGTAGGCGAGCACGAGAACCTGCTGGCCGTCGCCCTTGACGTCACCGACCCCACCGCGGCTGCGAACGCGGTCGACACCGCGGTCGAGCACTTCGGTCGTGTCGACGTGCTCGTCAACGACGCCGGCAACTTCTACGCCGGCTTCTTCGAGACGCTCAGCCCCGAGCAGGTCCGCGCCCAGATGGAGACCAACTTCTTCGGCACCCTCAACGTCACCCGTGCGGCCCTGCCGGTGCTGCGCCGCCAGCAGGCGGGCCAGGTCATCACCGTCACGTCAACCGCGGGATTCGTCGGCGGCGCGTTCACCTCGGCCTACACGGCGTCCAAGCACGCACTCGAGGGCTGGATGGAGTCGCTGGCCGACGAGGTTGCTCCGTTCGGCATCTCCACCATGTCGGTTGAGCCCGGATTCTTCCGCACTGAGTTGCTCGTCGAGGGCTCCTCGACCATCTGGCCCGAAATGGTCATCGACGACTACGCCGACAACACCGCCCAGACCATGGACGCCTGGCGTGCGATGCACGGAACCCAGGTCGGGGATCCCGCCAAGCTGGCCGCCGCCCTGGTGACGATCTCCGGCGCCGGACCGCTCCCCCGCCGCTTCATCGCGGGCTCGGACGCCATGGCCGCGGTCGAGCAGAAGCAGGCACATGTCCAGCAGCAGATCGACCACTACCGCGACCTCTCCGCGTCCCTGTCCTACAACAACTGA
- the ctlX gene encoding citrulline utilization hydrolase CtlX — MSAQAPSAVILIRAQRFLPNPATAADNAFQQDVPPGQSDAATSTAALAEMDAVAEALRGAGVRVHVFEDHDHTRPDSVFPNNWLSTHAGGTIAVYPMYASNRRHERRADVLELLKSEYRVQTIVDYSGLEPDGIFLEGTGAMVLDHVSRVAYTAISHRADTHVLERFCTDFGYEPMAFDAVDSAGVPVYHTNVIACIGTDVALIALGMIPDEQRREQVRERLSVNGRTVVELSEEQIREFAGNAVELCGRTPEGRRRYVMAMSARARRSLRPDQVAAIEESCEIVAVDIPTIELAGGSVRCMIAGVHLDRRPAHVPTELTEAVRAINEDHPVTADGRYVDTLAP; from the coding sequence GTGAGTGCTCAAGCCCCGTCCGCCGTCATCCTGATCCGCGCCCAGCGGTTCCTCCCCAACCCGGCCACCGCGGCCGACAACGCCTTCCAGCAGGACGTCCCCCCGGGGCAGTCCGACGCCGCCACCTCGACCGCCGCGCTGGCCGAGATGGACGCCGTGGCGGAGGCGCTGCGCGGGGCCGGCGTGCGCGTCCACGTCTTCGAGGACCACGACCACACGCGGCCCGACAGCGTCTTCCCGAACAACTGGCTCTCCACCCACGCGGGCGGCACGATCGCGGTCTACCCGATGTACGCCTCCAACCGCCGCCACGAGCGCCGGGCCGACGTGCTCGAGCTGCTCAAGTCGGAGTACCGCGTCCAGACGATCGTCGACTACTCCGGCCTCGAGCCCGACGGCATCTTCCTCGAGGGCACCGGCGCGATGGTCCTCGACCACGTGTCCCGCGTGGCCTACACCGCGATCAGCCACCGCGCCGACACCCACGTGCTGGAGCGGTTCTGCACCGACTTCGGCTACGAGCCGATGGCCTTCGACGCGGTCGACTCCGCGGGCGTTCCGGTCTACCACACCAACGTGATCGCCTGCATCGGCACGGACGTCGCCCTGATCGCGCTCGGGATGATCCCGGACGAGCAGCGCCGCGAGCAGGTCCGCGAGCGGCTCTCGGTCAACGGGCGCACCGTCGTCGAGCTGAGCGAGGAGCAGATCCGCGAGTTCGCCGGCAACGCCGTCGAGCTGTGCGGGCGTACGCCGGAGGGTCGGCGTCGCTACGTGATGGCGATGTCCGCGCGGGCCCGCCGCAGCCTGCGGCCCGACCAGGTCGCGGCCATCGAGGAGTCCTGCGAGATCGTCGCCGTCGACATCCCGACCATCGAGCTGGCCGGCGGCTCCGTGCGCTGCATGATCGCCGGCGTGCACCTCGACCGCCGCCCCGCGCACGTCCCGACCGAGCTGACCGAGGCCGTGCGCGCGATCAACGAGGACCACCCGGTCACCGCTGACGGTCGGTACGTCGACACCCTGGCGCCGTGA